In Clostridium cagae, one genomic interval encodes:
- the ispF gene encoding 2-C-methyl-D-erythritol 2,4-cyclodiphosphate synthase, whose amino-acid sequence MRVGLGYDVHKLVENRKLILGGVEIPYEKGLLGHSDADVLLHAIMDSLLGACALGDIGRHFPDTDNKFKGISSIKLLEEVNKLIIKNRYIINNIDSVIIAQKPKLAPYIDTMRENISNALNIKIDQINIKATTEEGLGFTGGMLGISSQSICSVIKK is encoded by the coding sequence ATGAGAGTTGGACTTGGATATGATGTTCATAAACTAGTTGAAAATAGAAAATTAATTTTAGGTGGAGTTGAAATTCCTTATGAAAAAGGATTATTAGGGCATTCTGATGCTGATGTTTTATTACATGCAATAATGGATTCATTATTAGGAGCTTGTGCATTAGGGGACATTGGTCGTCACTTTCCTGATACTGATAATAAATTTAAAGGAATATCTAGTATAAAACTTTTAGAGGAAGTAAATAAATTAATCATAAAAAATAGATATATTATAAATAATATTGATTCTGTTATTATTGCTCAAAAACCAAAACTTGCTCCATATATAGACACTATGAGAGAAAATATATCTAATGCTCTTAATATAAAGATTGATCAAATTAATATAAAAGCTACTACAGAAGAGGGACTTGGCTTCACAGGAGGCATGCTTGGAATATCATCACAAAGCATATGCTCTGTTATTAAAAAATAA